Proteins from a genomic interval of Brucella intermedia LMG 3301:
- a CDS encoding enoyl-CoA hydratase/isomerase family protein, translated as MAIVDIRREGPIAVARYDRGGKANALNEESITALIQAADELSADDSVQVVILTGTESRFSGGVDLTDENLWRVNAGAVTRHTSMSLGGVMCDRWRLLPQITIAAVEGPAIGGGGILALATDFRVMAEGAFFQFPEVRLGMTLGWGGLPLLSSLIGPTRAKRALFANERIGGQDALHMGLCDKFSPAGGAVETAKRFAQTIAECPPMGLRMTKRAIDQEHRANWAASYEADQFYLARLIAESSSQSG; from the coding sequence ATGGCCATAGTCGATATAAGGCGTGAAGGACCGATTGCGGTGGCGCGCTATGACCGTGGCGGTAAGGCCAATGCTCTCAATGAAGAATCGATAACTGCGCTCATACAGGCGGCGGACGAATTATCAGCGGATGACAGTGTCCAGGTTGTTATCCTAACAGGAACCGAAAGTCGTTTCTCCGGTGGAGTGGACCTGACGGACGAGAATCTGTGGCGCGTCAACGCGGGCGCTGTCACACGCCATACGTCCATGTCGCTTGGCGGCGTCATGTGTGATCGGTGGCGGTTGCTGCCACAGATCACTATAGCAGCGGTTGAAGGCCCGGCGATTGGTGGCGGCGGCATTCTGGCTTTGGCAACCGATTTCCGCGTGATGGCTGAGGGGGCCTTCTTTCAGTTTCCTGAAGTTCGTCTGGGCATGACGCTAGGCTGGGGCGGACTGCCGTTACTTTCATCGCTGATCGGTCCGACACGCGCCAAGCGTGCGCTTTTCGCCAATGAACGAATTGGCGGGCAGGACGCGCTTCATATGGGGCTTTGCGACAAGTTTTCACCGGCCGGTGGCGCGGTCGAAACCGCCAAGCGCTTCGCGCAGACCATCGCTGAATGCCCGCCCATGGGCTTGCGGATGACGAAAAGAGCCATTGATCAGGAACACCGCGCCAACTGGGCCGCATCTTACGAAGCCGACCAGTTTTATCTGGCGAGACTGATTGCGGAAAGTAGCAGCCAATCGGGCTGA